One Bos indicus x Bos taurus breed Angus x Brahman F1 hybrid chromosome 6, Bos_hybrid_MaternalHap_v2.0, whole genome shotgun sequence genomic window carries:
- the KIAA0232 gene encoding uncharacterized protein KIAA0232 homolog isoform X5: protein MKKQAAVQCLRSASDESSGIETLVEELCSRLKDLQSQQEEKIHKKLEGSPSPEAELSPTAKDQVEMYYEAFPPLSEKPVCLQEIMTVWNKSAVGSYSSSSSSSTAPPASTDTPSPKDCNSEGEIIRERSGDAPPASLHERTQSGRSHSEKENRFRNGPSEERSAPPPPSKKQSRHRPDGKPRPRSWSSGSSEAGSSSSGNQGEPKASAKCVKLRHKVREIRNKKGARSGQSRLSLKRGEKAERSPHAAGSSSSSGGGGSFRQLCKRGKRPLKELGRKEAGGAEGRDLFLESRTDREYKEEPLWYTEPIAEYFVPLSRKSKLETTYRNRQDASDVTSAAVEELSESVHGLCISNNNIHKTYLAAGTFIDGHFVEMPAVINEDIDLAGTSFCPLPEDDKYLDDIHLSELTHFYEVDIDQSMLDPGASETTQGESRILNMIRQKSKENTDFEAECCIVLDGMELQGERAIWADCTSSVGAEGFLLQDLGSLAQFWECCSSSSGDADGESFAGDSPVRLSPTLDSTALNPHLLAGNQELFSDINEGSGINSCFSVFEVQCSNSVLPFSFETLNLGNENTDSSANMLGKTQSRLLIWTKNSAFEENEHCSNLSTRTCSPWSHSEETRSDNETLSVQFEESTQFNAEDINYVVPRVSSNYVDEELLDFLQDETCQQNSRTLGEIPTLVFQKKSKLESICGIQLEQKAENKAFETTQACSEGSPRGDGYSSGVIKDIWTKMADRNSAAPLEIESVDDELFPTDVNNYCCCLDAEAPMEPLQEPNKAVQRSEYHLWEGQKETLEKRAFVSGELSKVDGGDYTTPSKPWDVTQDKGSSFILGGVYGELRTLNSDAGWAVVPPSHAKGSLLQCAASDVVTIAGTDVFMTPGNSFAPGHRQLWKPFVSLEQNDQPKSGENGLNKGFSFIFHEDLLGACGNFQVEDPGLEYPFSSFDLSNPFSQVLHVECSFEPEGIASFSPSFKPKSILCSDSDSEVFHPRICDVDRTQYRAIRISPRTHFRPISASELSPGGGSESEFESERDEANVPIPSQVDAFEDPQADLKPLEEDAEKEGHYYGKSELESGKFLPRLKKSGMEKSAQTSLDSQEESAGVLPAGERNPCLECSMSEPLEIDLESPEANCKIMAQCEEEINHFCSCKAGCQFPAYEDNPVSSGQLEEQFPVLNTDVHGMNRSQERQTWWEKALYSPLFPASECEECYTNAKGENGIEEYPDVKEMPSNEERLLDFNRVSSVYEAKCTAEQDAGAQPNGFHRTPRCSAGSAAEDSGSEGGGEWADPGAEALFSRTHL from the exons atgaaaaaacaggcCGCTGTCCAGTGTCTTCGATCTGCTTCTGATGAA AGCTCTGGCATTGAGACTTTAGTGGAGGAGCTCTGCTCCAGGCTGAAGGACCTGCAGAGCCAGCAAG AAGAGAAGATTCACAAGAAGTTAGAGGGGTCTCCCTCTCCAGAGGCAGAATTATCGCCCACAGCGAAGGATCAAGTGGAAAT GTACTATGAAGCGTTTCCACCGCTGTCCGAGAAGCCAGTTTGCCTGCAGGAAATCATGACCGTGTGGAACAAGTCCGCCGTCGGCTCCTACTCGAGCTCGTCCTCCTCGTCCACAGCCCCTCCAGCCAGCACAGACACGCCCTCCCCCAAGGATTGCAACAGCGAAGGCGAGATCATCCGGGAAAGAAGCGGCGACGCGCCGCCCGCCAGCCTGCACGAGAGAACACAGAGCGGCCGCAGCCACAGCGAGAAGGAGAACAGGTTCAGGAACGGGCCCAGCGAGGAGCGgtccgcgccgccgccgccgtccaAGAAGCAGAGCCGGCACCGGCCGGACGGGAAGCCGCGCCCGCGCTCCTGGTCATCCGGCTCCAGCGAAGCCGGCTCGAGCTCCAGCGGGAACCAGGGGGAGCCCAAGGCGTCCGCGAAGTGCGTGAAGTTGAGGCACAAGGTGCGGGAGATCCGGAACAAGAAAGGAGCGCGCAGCGGGCAGAGCCGGCTCTCGCTGAAGCGCGGCGAGAAGGCggagagaagcccacacgccgccgggagcagcagcagcagcggcggtgGCGGTTCCTTCCGACAGCTGTGCAAGCGGGGCAAGCGGCCGCTGAAGGAGCTGGGCAGGAAGGAGGCGGGGGGTGCCGAGGGCAGAGACCTGTTCCTGGAGAGCAGGACGGACAGGGAGTACAAGGAGGAGCCGCTGTGGTACACCGAGCCCATCGCCGAGTACTTCGTCCCTCTGAGCAGAAAAAGCAAGCTGGAGACCACGTACCGCAACAGGCAAGACGCCAGCGACGTGACCTCAGCAGCTGTGGAGGAGTTGTCCGAGTCAGTGCACGGCCTCTGCATCAGCAACAATAATATTCATAAAACATACCTCGCAGCAGGTACTTTCATCGATGGTCATTTTGTAGAAATGCCTGCAGTCATAAATGAGGACATCGACCTCGCTGGGACCTCATTCTGTCCTCTGCCAGAGGACGACAAATACTTGGATGATATTCATCTGTCAGAACTAACACACTTCTACGAAGTGGATATTGACCAATCCATGTTGGATCCCGGTGCCTCAGAAACCACGCAAGGAGAAAGTCGGATTTTGAATATGATTCgacaaaaaagcaaagagaatacCGATTTTGAGGCAGAATGTTGCATAGTGTTAGATGGAATGGAGTTGCAAGGGGAACGTGCAATATGGGCAGACTGTACCAGCTCTGTGGGTGCCGAGGGCTTTCTCCTGCAAGACCTTGGCAGCCTGGCCCAGTTCTGGGAGTGCTGTTCGTCCAGCTCTGGCGATGCCGACGGGGAGAGTTTTGCGGGAGACTCCCCGGTTCGACTCTCCCCGACCTTAGACAGCACAGCGCTCAATCCGCATTTGCTGGCCGGCAATCAAGAGCTCTTTTCAGATATTAATGAAGGATCTGGTATAAACTCCTGTTTTTCAGTGTTTGAAGTGCAATGCAGTAATTCtgttttaccattttcttttgaaaCACTCAACTtgggaaatgaaaatacagattcTAGTGCTAACATGCTTGGGAAAACACAGTCTAGATTACTAATATGGACCAAAAATAGTGCCTTCGAGGAAAATGAACACTGTTCTAATCTTTCAACGAGAACTTGCAGTCCGTGGTCCCATTCAGAAGAAACACGTTCAGACAATGAGACGTTAAGCGTCCAGTTTGAAGAGTCCACACAGTTTAACGCAGAGGATATTAACTATGTAGTTCCTAGAGTCTCGTCCAATTATGTAGATGAAGAACTCCTAGATTTTTTGCAGGATGAAACTTGCCAGCAAAACAGTAGGACTTTAGGAGAAATCCCAACGTTagttttccaaaaaaaatctaaactagAATCTATCTGTGGTATTCAGCTAGAACAAAAAGCAGAGAACAAAGCCTTCGAGACGACGCAAGCGTGTAGTGAAGGCAGTCCGCGTGGAGATGGCTACAGCTCAGGGGTTATTAAAGACATTTGGACAAAGATGGCAGACAGAAATTCTGCAGCTCCACTAGAAATAGAAAGCGTTGACGATGAGTTGTTTCCGACAGATGTAAATAACTACTGCTGCTGTTTGGATGCTGAGGCTCCAATGGAGCCCCTCCAGGAGCCAAACAAGGCCGTGCAGAGATCAGAATACCACCTGTGGGAGGGCCagaaagagaccctggagaagagagcCTTTGTGTCCGGCGAGCTGTCCAAGGTGGATGGCGGGGACTACACCACCCCGTCGAAACCCTGGGATGTGACCCAAGACAAAGGGAGCTCATTCATCCTGGGAGGGGTTTACGGGGAGCTCAGAACGCTCAACAGCGATGCAGGGTGGGCGGTCGTACCGCCCAGTCACGCCAAAGGGAGTTTGCTGCAGTGTGCCGCTTCTGACGTGGTGACCATAGCGGGCACAGATGTCTTTATGACCCCCGGAAACAGCTTCGCTCCTGGTCACAGGCAGTTATGGAAGCCCTTTGTGTCCTTGGAACAGAACGACCAGCCGAAGAGCGGGGAAAACGGATTGAATAAGGGATTTTCCTTCATCTTCCATGAAGACTTACTAGGAGCTTGTGGCAACTTTCAAGTTGAAGATCCTGGACTCGAGtatcccttctcttcttttgactTAAGCAATCCGTTTTCACAAGTTCTCCACGTAGAGTGTTCCTTTGAACCCGAAGGGATTGCATCTTTCAGTCCAAGCTTCAAACCGAAGTCAATCCTCTGCTCTGATTCCGACAGTGAAGTTTTCCACCCCAGGATATGCGACGTCGACAGAACACAGTACCGGGCTATCCGGATCTCCCCCAGGACTCACTTTCGCCCCATCTCTGCATCTGAACTCTCCCCCGGAGGAGGAAGTGAGTCAGAATTTGAATCCGAGAGAGACGAAGCAAATGTTCCCATTCCTTCTCAAGTCGACGCATTCGAAGATCCACAGGCAGATCTCAAACCGCTTGAAGAGGACGCAGAGAAAGAAGGCCATTACTATGGGAAGTCCGAGCTTGAGTCTGGGAAGTTCCTCCCCAGGTTAAAGAAGTCTGGGATGGAGAAGAGTGCCCAGACATCCCTGGATTCCCAGGAGGAGTCGGCCGGGGTCCTGCCAGCAGGAGAGCGGAACCCGTGTCTGGAGTGCAGCATGAGCGAGCCTCTGGAGATCGACCTGGAAAGCCCAGAAGCAAACTGTAAAATAATGGCACAGTGCGAGGAAGAAATTAATCATTTCTGCAGCTGCAAAGCAGGTTGTCAGTTCCCTGCTTATGAAGATAATCCAGTTTCTTCAGGACAGCTGGAAGAG CAGTTCCCTGTACTGAACACTGACGTGCATGGAATGAACCGGAGTCAAGAGAGACAAACCTGGTGGGAAAAAGCCTTGTACTCGCCTCTCTTCCCCGCCTCGGAGTGTGAAG
- the KIAA0232 gene encoding uncharacterized protein KIAA0232 homolog isoform X6: MSSGIETLVEELCSRLKDLQSQQEEKIHKKLEGSPSPEAELSPTAKDQVEMYYEAFPPLSEKPVCLQEIMTVWNKSAVGSYSSSSSSSTAPPASTDTPSPKDCNSEGEIIRERSGDAPPASLHERTQSGRSHSEKENRFRNGPSEERSAPPPPSKKQSRHRPDGKPRPRSWSSGSSEAGSSSSGNQGEPKASAKCVKLRHKVREIRNKKGARSGQSRLSLKRGEKAERSPHAAGSSSSSGGGGSFRQLCKRGKRPLKELGRKEAGGAEGRDLFLESRTDREYKEEPLWYTEPIAEYFVPLSRKSKLETTYRNRQDASDVTSAAVEELSESVHGLCISNNNIHKTYLAAGTFIDGHFVEMPAVINEDIDLAGTSFCPLPEDDKYLDDIHLSELTHFYEVDIDQSMLDPGASETTQGESRILNMIRQKSKENTDFEAECCIVLDGMELQGERAIWADCTSSVGAEGFLLQDLGSLAQFWECCSSSSGDADGESFAGDSPVRLSPTLDSTALNPHLLAGNQELFSDINEGSGINSCFSVFEVQCSNSVLPFSFETLNLGNENTDSSANMLGKTQSRLLIWTKNSAFEENEHCSNLSTRTCSPWSHSEETRSDNETLSVQFEESTQFNAEDINYVVPRVSSNYVDEELLDFLQDETCQQNSRTLGEIPTLVFQKKSKLESICGIQLEQKAENKAFETTQACSEGSPRGDGYSSGVIKDIWTKMADRNSAAPLEIESVDDELFPTDVNNYCCCLDAEAPMEPLQEPNKAVQRSEYHLWEGQKETLEKRAFVSGELSKVDGGDYTTPSKPWDVTQDKGSSFILGGVYGELRTLNSDAGWAVVPPSHAKGSLLQCAASDVVTIAGTDVFMTPGNSFAPGHRQLWKPFVSLEQNDQPKSGENGLNKGFSFIFHEDLLGACGNFQVEDPGLEYPFSSFDLSNPFSQVLHVECSFEPEGIASFSPSFKPKSILCSDSDSEVFHPRICDVDRTQYRAIRISPRTHFRPISASELSPGGGSESEFESERDEANVPIPSQVDAFEDPQADLKPLEEDAEKEGHYYGKSELESGKFLPRLKKSGMEKSAQTSLDSQEESAGVLPAGERNPCLECSMSEPLEIDLESPEANCKIMAQCEEEINHFCSCKAGCQFPAYEDNPVSSGQLEEQFPVLNTDVHGMNRSQERQTWWEKALYSPLFPASECEECYTNAKGENGIEEYPDVKEMPSNEERLLDFNRVSSVYEAKCTAEQDAGAQPNGFHRTPRCSAGSAAEDSGSEGGGEWADPGAEALFSRTHL, encoded by the exons ATG AGCTCTGGCATTGAGACTTTAGTGGAGGAGCTCTGCTCCAGGCTGAAGGACCTGCAGAGCCAGCAAG AAGAGAAGATTCACAAGAAGTTAGAGGGGTCTCCCTCTCCAGAGGCAGAATTATCGCCCACAGCGAAGGATCAAGTGGAAAT GTACTATGAAGCGTTTCCACCGCTGTCCGAGAAGCCAGTTTGCCTGCAGGAAATCATGACCGTGTGGAACAAGTCCGCCGTCGGCTCCTACTCGAGCTCGTCCTCCTCGTCCACAGCCCCTCCAGCCAGCACAGACACGCCCTCCCCCAAGGATTGCAACAGCGAAGGCGAGATCATCCGGGAAAGAAGCGGCGACGCGCCGCCCGCCAGCCTGCACGAGAGAACACAGAGCGGCCGCAGCCACAGCGAGAAGGAGAACAGGTTCAGGAACGGGCCCAGCGAGGAGCGgtccgcgccgccgccgccgtccaAGAAGCAGAGCCGGCACCGGCCGGACGGGAAGCCGCGCCCGCGCTCCTGGTCATCCGGCTCCAGCGAAGCCGGCTCGAGCTCCAGCGGGAACCAGGGGGAGCCCAAGGCGTCCGCGAAGTGCGTGAAGTTGAGGCACAAGGTGCGGGAGATCCGGAACAAGAAAGGAGCGCGCAGCGGGCAGAGCCGGCTCTCGCTGAAGCGCGGCGAGAAGGCggagagaagcccacacgccgccgggagcagcagcagcagcggcggtgGCGGTTCCTTCCGACAGCTGTGCAAGCGGGGCAAGCGGCCGCTGAAGGAGCTGGGCAGGAAGGAGGCGGGGGGTGCCGAGGGCAGAGACCTGTTCCTGGAGAGCAGGACGGACAGGGAGTACAAGGAGGAGCCGCTGTGGTACACCGAGCCCATCGCCGAGTACTTCGTCCCTCTGAGCAGAAAAAGCAAGCTGGAGACCACGTACCGCAACAGGCAAGACGCCAGCGACGTGACCTCAGCAGCTGTGGAGGAGTTGTCCGAGTCAGTGCACGGCCTCTGCATCAGCAACAATAATATTCATAAAACATACCTCGCAGCAGGTACTTTCATCGATGGTCATTTTGTAGAAATGCCTGCAGTCATAAATGAGGACATCGACCTCGCTGGGACCTCATTCTGTCCTCTGCCAGAGGACGACAAATACTTGGATGATATTCATCTGTCAGAACTAACACACTTCTACGAAGTGGATATTGACCAATCCATGTTGGATCCCGGTGCCTCAGAAACCACGCAAGGAGAAAGTCGGATTTTGAATATGATTCgacaaaaaagcaaagagaatacCGATTTTGAGGCAGAATGTTGCATAGTGTTAGATGGAATGGAGTTGCAAGGGGAACGTGCAATATGGGCAGACTGTACCAGCTCTGTGGGTGCCGAGGGCTTTCTCCTGCAAGACCTTGGCAGCCTGGCCCAGTTCTGGGAGTGCTGTTCGTCCAGCTCTGGCGATGCCGACGGGGAGAGTTTTGCGGGAGACTCCCCGGTTCGACTCTCCCCGACCTTAGACAGCACAGCGCTCAATCCGCATTTGCTGGCCGGCAATCAAGAGCTCTTTTCAGATATTAATGAAGGATCTGGTATAAACTCCTGTTTTTCAGTGTTTGAAGTGCAATGCAGTAATTCtgttttaccattttcttttgaaaCACTCAACTtgggaaatgaaaatacagattcTAGTGCTAACATGCTTGGGAAAACACAGTCTAGATTACTAATATGGACCAAAAATAGTGCCTTCGAGGAAAATGAACACTGTTCTAATCTTTCAACGAGAACTTGCAGTCCGTGGTCCCATTCAGAAGAAACACGTTCAGACAATGAGACGTTAAGCGTCCAGTTTGAAGAGTCCACACAGTTTAACGCAGAGGATATTAACTATGTAGTTCCTAGAGTCTCGTCCAATTATGTAGATGAAGAACTCCTAGATTTTTTGCAGGATGAAACTTGCCAGCAAAACAGTAGGACTTTAGGAGAAATCCCAACGTTagttttccaaaaaaaatctaaactagAATCTATCTGTGGTATTCAGCTAGAACAAAAAGCAGAGAACAAAGCCTTCGAGACGACGCAAGCGTGTAGTGAAGGCAGTCCGCGTGGAGATGGCTACAGCTCAGGGGTTATTAAAGACATTTGGACAAAGATGGCAGACAGAAATTCTGCAGCTCCACTAGAAATAGAAAGCGTTGACGATGAGTTGTTTCCGACAGATGTAAATAACTACTGCTGCTGTTTGGATGCTGAGGCTCCAATGGAGCCCCTCCAGGAGCCAAACAAGGCCGTGCAGAGATCAGAATACCACCTGTGGGAGGGCCagaaagagaccctggagaagagagcCTTTGTGTCCGGCGAGCTGTCCAAGGTGGATGGCGGGGACTACACCACCCCGTCGAAACCCTGGGATGTGACCCAAGACAAAGGGAGCTCATTCATCCTGGGAGGGGTTTACGGGGAGCTCAGAACGCTCAACAGCGATGCAGGGTGGGCGGTCGTACCGCCCAGTCACGCCAAAGGGAGTTTGCTGCAGTGTGCCGCTTCTGACGTGGTGACCATAGCGGGCACAGATGTCTTTATGACCCCCGGAAACAGCTTCGCTCCTGGTCACAGGCAGTTATGGAAGCCCTTTGTGTCCTTGGAACAGAACGACCAGCCGAAGAGCGGGGAAAACGGATTGAATAAGGGATTTTCCTTCATCTTCCATGAAGACTTACTAGGAGCTTGTGGCAACTTTCAAGTTGAAGATCCTGGACTCGAGtatcccttctcttcttttgactTAAGCAATCCGTTTTCACAAGTTCTCCACGTAGAGTGTTCCTTTGAACCCGAAGGGATTGCATCTTTCAGTCCAAGCTTCAAACCGAAGTCAATCCTCTGCTCTGATTCCGACAGTGAAGTTTTCCACCCCAGGATATGCGACGTCGACAGAACACAGTACCGGGCTATCCGGATCTCCCCCAGGACTCACTTTCGCCCCATCTCTGCATCTGAACTCTCCCCCGGAGGAGGAAGTGAGTCAGAATTTGAATCCGAGAGAGACGAAGCAAATGTTCCCATTCCTTCTCAAGTCGACGCATTCGAAGATCCACAGGCAGATCTCAAACCGCTTGAAGAGGACGCAGAGAAAGAAGGCCATTACTATGGGAAGTCCGAGCTTGAGTCTGGGAAGTTCCTCCCCAGGTTAAAGAAGTCTGGGATGGAGAAGAGTGCCCAGACATCCCTGGATTCCCAGGAGGAGTCGGCCGGGGTCCTGCCAGCAGGAGAGCGGAACCCGTGTCTGGAGTGCAGCATGAGCGAGCCTCTGGAGATCGACCTGGAAAGCCCAGAAGCAAACTGTAAAATAATGGCACAGTGCGAGGAAGAAATTAATCATTTCTGCAGCTGCAAAGCAGGTTGTCAGTTCCCTGCTTATGAAGATAATCCAGTTTCTTCAGGACAGCTGGAAGAG CAGTTCCCTGTACTGAACACTGACGTGCATGGAATGAACCGGAGTCAAGAGAGACAAACCTGGTGGGAAAAAGCCTTGTACTCGCCTCTCTTCCCCGCCTCGGAGTGTGAAG